Proteins encoded within one genomic window of Acidobacteriota bacterium:
- a CDS encoding phosphoglycerate kinase encodes MNKLSIRDLDLGGRRLFIRADFNVPLDEAGRVADAARIQASLPTIRFALSRGAKVLLASHLGRPRGRADPGLTLKPVAAALEAAIGRPVKMAGDCVGEAVERQSAELGPGQVLLLENLRFHPEEEANRESFCRGLARLCDCYVNDAFGAAHRAHASTAGMVRFVGGGAAGLLMERELSYLGKALERPDRPFVAVLGGAKVSDKIEVIENLMQRVDGMLVGGGMAYTFLRARGVEVGRSLVEEDKISLARGLLRKAEQAGIPLVLPVDHVVTGELEPDAPSRVIPVGETGLEWMGVDIGPQTRSHFQKVLSTAGTVLWNGPVGVFEIDRFAGGTLSLAQAAAASPATTIVGGGDSIAAVRRAGVADRITHISTGGGASLEFLSGRKLPGVESLSDRP; translated from the coding sequence GCCGCCCGGATTCAAGCCAGCCTGCCGACCATTCGATTCGCGCTGTCCCGTGGGGCGAAAGTGTTGCTGGCCTCTCATCTGGGTCGGCCTCGGGGGCGGGCCGACCCGGGCCTGACCCTGAAGCCCGTGGCGGCCGCTCTGGAAGCTGCCATTGGGAGGCCGGTGAAAATGGCCGGAGATTGCGTCGGGGAAGCGGTGGAGAGGCAAAGCGCGGAACTGGGCCCGGGCCAGGTTCTACTGTTGGAGAACCTGCGCTTCCACCCGGAGGAGGAAGCCAATCGGGAATCCTTCTGCCGGGGGCTGGCGCGTCTATGCGACTGCTACGTCAACGACGCCTTCGGGGCCGCCCATCGAGCCCATGCCTCCACGGCCGGCATGGTTCGGTTCGTCGGCGGGGGAGCGGCCGGCCTTCTCATGGAACGGGAACTCTCCTATCTCGGCAAGGCCCTGGAACGTCCCGATCGGCCCTTTGTGGCCGTGCTGGGCGGAGCCAAGGTGTCCGACAAGATCGAGGTCATAGAGAACCTGATGCAACGGGTCGACGGGATGCTCGTGGGTGGGGGCATGGCCTACACTTTCCTGCGGGCCCGGGGGGTGGAGGTTGGGAGGTCGCTGGTGGAAGAGGACAAGATTTCGCTGGCAAGGGGTCTGCTGCGGAAAGCGGAGCAGGCCGGGATTCCCCTGGTCCTGCCCGTCGATCACGTCGTGACCGGCGAGTTGGAGCCCGACGCCCCGAGCCGGGTGATTCCCGTTGGGGAGACCGGGCTGGAGTGGATGGGGGTCGATATCGGTCCCCAAACCCGCTCCCATTTTCAGAAGGTCCTTTCTACAGCCGGAACCGTTCTCTGGAACGGGCCGGTCGGCGTATTCGAGATCGACCGCTTTGCCGGGGGCACCCTGTCCCTGGCCCAGGCCGCGGCGGCCAGCCCGGCGACCACGATCGTGGGCGGGGGCGATTCGATCGCCGCCGTCCGCCGGGCAGGGGTCGCCGACCGGATCACGCACATCTCGACAGGCGGCGGGGCGTCGCTGGAATTCTTGAGTGGTCGAAAACTGCCTGGCGTGGAGTCGTTGAGCGACAGACCCTGA